The following proteins are co-located in the Bacteroidales bacterium genome:
- a CDS encoding 50S ribosomal protein L25/general stress protein Ctc, translating to MKTVSMSGSLRGNVGKKDAKKARKDGMVPCVLYGGKEQVHFTMTEKAFKPILFTPDAFLINLEVDGKKYDVILQDVQYHPVTDSVLHADFIEIMPGKTIKVSVPVNTVGVSKGVLRGGKLTKKFRKLLVKGLVENIPDSIDVDISKLDIGGSIKVSDVKVKNIDLLDPPSAMVVTVRTARVLALTPEEEEEEAAEAAAKEATHEAEGEAKE from the coding sequence ATGAAAACAGTATCTATGAGCGGTTCCCTTCGCGGGAACGTAGGGAAAAAAGATGCAAAAAAAGCCAGAAAAGATGGCATGGTACCATGCGTGCTTTACGGCGGAAAAGAACAGGTTCATTTTACGATGACTGAAAAAGCATTTAAGCCGATTCTTTTCACTCCTGATGCATTTCTGATCAATCTTGAAGTTGACGGAAAAAAATATGATGTGATCCTACAGGATGTACAATATCATCCAGTTACCGATTCGGTGTTGCATGCCGATTTTATTGAAATAATGCCAGGGAAAACGATTAAGGTTTCTGTTCCGGTTAATACTGTTGGTGTCTCAAAAGGCGTGCTGCGTGGCGGAAAATTAACTAAGAAGTTTCGCAAGTTATTGGTTAAAGGCCTTGTAGAGAATATTCCTGACAGCATTGATGTGGATATCAGCAAACTCGATATTGGTGGCTCTATCAAAGTTTCGGATGTGAAGGTTAAAAATATTGATTTACTTGATCCTCCAAGTGCAATGGTGGTAACCGTTCGTACTGCAAGGGTATTGGCCTTAACACCTGAAGAGGAAGAAGAAGAAGCTGCTGAAGCTGCAGCAAAAGAAGCAACACATGAGGCTGAAGGCGAAGCAAAAGAGTAA
- a CDS encoding aminoacyl-tRNA hydrolase → MKYLIAGLGNIGDEYANTRHNIGFIVLDALAGVLNATFSSGRYASVANAKFKGRTLVLIKPSTYMNLSGKAIRYWLETEKIPVENMLVVSDDLDLDSGVLRMKPAGSGGSHNGLNHIIEILGTTNFPRLRFGIGNDFAKGYQVDYVLGRWTRAEEELLKPKVLMAADMVKSFATIGIDRTMSLYNNK, encoded by the coding sequence GTGAAATATCTGATTGCCGGATTGGGAAACATTGGCGACGAATACGCCAACACACGCCACAACATTGGTTTTATTGTGCTTGATGCGCTGGCTGGCGTACTCAATGCCACTTTCTCATCAGGACGGTATGCCTCTGTGGCCAATGCAAAATTTAAGGGAAGAACACTTGTGCTCATCAAGCCATCCACTTATATGAACCTCAGCGGCAAAGCCATTAGATATTGGCTGGAAACAGAAAAAATTCCCGTTGAGAACATGTTGGTGGTCAGCGATGATCTTGATCTCGATTCAGGTGTTTTGCGTATGAAACCAGCAGGAAGTGGCGGTTCGCACAATGGTCTGAACCACATTATTGAAATCTTGGGAACCACAAACTTTCCCCGTTTGCGATTCGGTATTGGAAATGATTTTGCAAAAGGATACCAGGTGGACTATGTACTTGGGCGTTGGACCCGGGCAGAAGAAGAACTTCTTAAACCCAAAGTGCTGATGGCAGCTGATATGGTAAAAAGCTTTGCTACCATTGGCATTGACAGGACGATGAGCCTGTATAATAACAAGTAA
- a CDS encoding alpha-amylase has translation MFEFHIAKQVREKYQLEETLFATDGNVIFADFIAVRQFVHRVNQMREPEQHIYPGEVNAAGLIDEIFHLVLREYEANVNKDVFEKAVKAIGGKIGEKAFNGLLEDFIEKFPPAPVYNGEQTAKQYLQGQTSERSNAAIAVEEAMMLILANFNPANKKLKEFFDEEYLSEPKIFRRFADALSEFIAKEPPFGPKNQDVFTLLKTPLQAASADLFAQLEYILENWKSILPEKILVRVLKGKDLMKEDVQMGGGFGEAPTIVPTYEAGDASFNVPTYKAGDTSFTLGKSGYQFANDAAKDYEEYENFTTDTHWMPRVVLLAKNTYVWLDQLSKKYQREIRLLNQVPDEELDQIARWNFNGLWLIGIWERSEASKRIKHIMGNTDAVSSAYSLYDYEIAADLGGEQAYQNLNERAKTRGIRLASDMVPNHSGIFSKWVLENPDYFIQSQQPPFPAYRFTGENLSQHPDIEIRIDDGYYSKSDAAVVFQRIDKRFADVRYIYHGNDGTNMPWNDTAQLDMLKHEVREAVINKIFDVACRFSIIRFDAAMTLAKKHFSRLWYPRPGSGGDIPSRTDYAMSEDEFDALFPVEFWREVVDRMNNEMPETLLLAEAFWMMEGYFVRTLGMHRVYNSAFMHMLKNEENEKYRDLITNTLEFEPEILKRYVNFMSNPDEETAIRQFGSDDKYFGVCVLMSTLPGLPMFAHGQIEGYTEKYGMEYQRAYYNEEPNRWLVERHEREIFPLTQKRYVFSEVDQFNIFDFVADHGHVNENVFAYTNRSGNDRALVLFNNKYEATTGQIHTSAPKLTKQGADKIAVTVNLGEALSINPDTKFYCIFREHVSGLEFLRSGHEINQNGFGWGLQGFEYRVFMDFREVFDESGVYEKLCDELNGKGVQSIDSLIEESRLKNVHEAFEHLLADDLINYIIDELINPKEENNSLPDPDFIIQRHKYFADQVKSKLSEESVKQFSTETFTGSLNALQNTFELVHTKKELHADYFSKTQVNSLDEMLVVGSRNLYRENVNILVAYFAIESLQEISGISDKLHLINGLLLDKPLQNLLKRTGRGEKDIALDITLIKLLLKHETGLFFPGPAELKNVSGIQEKPVSGFLQMLDDAHVKEFIGVNLYQDVWYYSKENFEELVGWVFSLGLFKYMAEASKDNRDDSSLKDGIVRALDISLLLKENSEKSGYEFEKLRNLIRRNITT, from the coding sequence ATGTTTGAATTTCATATTGCGAAACAGGTCCGTGAAAAATACCAGCTCGAAGAAACATTGTTTGCCACCGATGGCAATGTCATCTTCGCCGATTTTATTGCCGTAAGGCAGTTTGTGCATCGTGTGAACCAAATGCGCGAACCGGAGCAGCATATCTATCCGGGCGAGGTGAATGCTGCCGGACTGATTGATGAAATATTTCACCTGGTTTTGCGCGAATACGAAGCAAATGTGAATAAAGATGTGTTTGAAAAAGCAGTAAAAGCAATCGGCGGGAAAATTGGCGAAAAGGCATTCAATGGCTTGCTCGAGGATTTTATTGAGAAATTTCCTCCTGCTCCGGTTTACAACGGCGAGCAGACAGCGAAACAATATCTGCAGGGCCAAACCAGTGAACGGTCCAATGCAGCCATTGCTGTTGAAGAAGCCATGATGCTAATCCTGGCCAATTTCAACCCGGCCAACAAAAAACTGAAGGAGTTCTTTGATGAGGAATATCTTTCCGAACCCAAAATCTTCAGGCGCTTTGCTGATGCACTCAGCGAATTCATTGCAAAGGAACCTCCGTTCGGGCCAAAAAACCAGGATGTGTTTACTTTGTTGAAAACACCCTTGCAGGCAGCTTCTGCCGATTTGTTTGCGCAACTGGAATACATCCTTGAAAACTGGAAAAGCATACTGCCGGAGAAAATCCTGGTTCGTGTTCTCAAAGGCAAAGACCTGATGAAAGAGGACGTTCAAATGGGAGGAGGTTTTGGCGAAGCGCCAACCATTGTCCCCACCTACGAAGCAGGCGATGCATCATTCAACGTTCCAACGTATAAAGCGGGCGATACATCTTTCACCCTGGGCAAATCGGGTTACCAGTTTGCCAATGACGCCGCAAAGGATTACGAAGAATACGAAAATTTCACCACCGACACCCACTGGATGCCGCGTGTGGTGTTGCTGGCAAAAAACACTTACGTCTGGCTCGACCAGCTTTCAAAGAAATATCAGCGGGAAATCCGCCTCCTCAATCAGGTTCCTGATGAAGAACTTGATCAGATTGCCCGCTGGAATTTCAACGGCCTTTGGCTGATCGGAATCTGGGAGCGAAGTGAAGCTTCAAAACGCATTAAGCACATCATGGGCAATACGGATGCGGTTTCGTCAGCTTACTCATTGTATGATTATGAAATTGCAGCTGATCTTGGTGGTGAACAAGCCTATCAGAATTTGAACGAACGGGCTAAAACCCGTGGAATTCGTCTGGCCAGCGACATGGTTCCCAACCACAGCGGAATTTTTTCAAAATGGGTGTTAGAAAACCCTGATTATTTTATACAGAGCCAGCAGCCGCCATTTCCGGCTTACAGGTTCACTGGTGAGAACCTTTCGCAACATCCGGATATCGAAATCAGGATTGACGATGGTTATTATTCTAAATCGGATGCTGCTGTGGTTTTCCAGCGCATTGACAAGCGCTTTGCCGATGTGCGCTACATCTATCACGGCAACGACGGCACCAATATGCCCTGGAACGATACCGCCCAGCTTGATATGCTCAAACATGAAGTACGTGAAGCCGTAATCAACAAAATTTTTGACGTTGCCTGCAGGTTTTCTATCATTCGCTTTGATGCGGCAATGACGTTGGCCAAAAAGCATTTTTCACGCCTTTGGTATCCGCGCCCGGGAAGCGGAGGCGATATTCCATCACGCACTGATTATGCCATGAGCGAAGATGAATTTGATGCCTTATTTCCGGTGGAATTCTGGCGCGAAGTAGTAGATCGCATGAATAATGAAATGCCGGAAACCTTGCTGCTGGCCGAAGCATTCTGGATGATGGAAGGTTATTTTGTACGAACCCTGGGCATGCACCGCGTGTATAACTCGGCTTTCATGCACATGCTGAAGAACGAAGAAAACGAAAAGTACCGCGACCTCATCACCAATACTTTGGAGTTCGAACCTGAAATCCTGAAGCGCTACGTGAACTTCATGAGCAATCCGGATGAGGAAACTGCCATCCGCCAGTTTGGTTCGGACGATAAATATTTTGGTGTGTGCGTGCTCATGTCTACCCTGCCGGGCCTGCCCATGTTTGCCCACGGGCAGATTGAGGGCTACACCGAGAAATACGGCATGGAATACCAACGGGCCTATTACAACGAAGAACCCAACCGGTGGCTGGTAGAAAGGCATGAGCGCGAGATTTTCCCTTTGACCCAAAAGCGATACGTTTTCAGCGAAGTGGATCAATTCAATATCTTCGATTTTGTCGCTGATCATGGCCACGTGAATGAAAATGTGTTTGCTTATACGAACCGTTCGGGAAATGACCGGGCGCTGGTGCTGTTTAATAATAAATATGAGGCAACCACCGGACAAATCCACACCTCAGCACCAAAACTCACCAAACAAGGTGCGGATAAAATAGCAGTTACAGTAAATCTGGGTGAGGCACTTTCAATTAATCCTGATACGAAGTTTTATTGCATTTTTCGGGAGCATGTTTCCGGGCTTGAGTTCCTGCGCAGTGGCCATGAAATAAATCAAAATGGATTTGGCTGGGGCCTGCAGGGTTTCGAATACCGCGTGTTTATGGATTTCAGGGAGGTGTTTGATGAGAGTGGTGTGTATGAAAAACTCTGTGACGAACTCAACGGTAAAGGCGTTCAGAGTATTGACAGCCTGATCGAAGAATCCCGTCTGAAAAACGTTCATGAAGCTTTTGAACATCTGCTGGCAGATGACTTGATCAATTACATAATTGATGAATTGATCAACCCGAAAGAAGAAAACAATTCCCTTCCTGATCCTGATTTTATCATCCAACGTCATAAATACTTTGCGGATCAGGTAAAATCAAAACTAAGCGAAGAATCCGTTAAGCAATTTTCCACGGAAACGTTCACCGGTTCGCTAAACGCACTTCAAAACACATTTGAGCTGGTTCACACAAAAAAAGAATTGCATGCTGACTATTTTTCAAAAACACAAGTCAACTCGCTCGATGAAATGCTGGTGGTTGGCAGCAGGAATCTGTATCGTGAAAACGTGAACATACTTGTTGCTTATTTCGCAATTGAATCACTTCAGGAAATATCGGGCATCAGCGACAAACTCCATTTGATAAATGGGCTTTTGCTGGATAAACCCCTGCAAAATTTACTGAAAAGAACCGGTAGGGGAGAAAAGGACATTGCACTCGACATCACACTGATTAAACTTCTGCTTAAACATGAAACAGGTTTGTTCTTCCCAGGACCTGCAGAGCTCAAAAACGTTTCCGGAATTCAGGAGAAACCAGTTTCTGGTTTTCTTCAAATGCTTGATGATGCTCATGTTAAAGAGTTCATTGGTGTGAACCTTTACCAGGATGTCTGGTATTACAGCAAGGAGAATTTTGAGGAATTGGTGGGCTGGGTGTTTTCGCTGGGATTATTCAAATACATGGCTGAAGCAAGCAAAGACAATCGGGATGATTCATCTTTAAAAGACGGCATTGTGCGGGCATTAGATATTTCGCTTTTGCTTAAAGAGAATTCAGAAAAGTCGGGGTATGAGTTTGAGAAGTTAAGAAATTTGATCCGGAGAAATATCACTACCTGA
- a CDS encoding TonB-dependent receptor, with protein sequence MNKIKLIPIIALFTLVAVNMQAQLVYLQSDTIKMPQVLLDEITIRAPKEKTTVRELPGSVSIVTSRTINEAGIKTVKDITSLTPNFFMPDYGSKLTSPVYIRGIGSRINEPSIGLYVDNVPYFDKAAFDFDFFDIERIEVLRGPQGTLYGRNTMGGIINIITRSPLDFTGTRFMVSAGSYGQYAAGISHFANPVANFGYSLSLNYRHNDGFFTNQFNDSKVDHMDLYGFRNRLVWKVNDRLTLENVLGMEFSNQGGYPYALVTDTANVTGEINYNHESGYDRDLLSNGFIASYKAGAFDVVATTSYQYLNDFQDVDQDFTANPLFIATQAQLQNMVSQEVILKSNKKQRYEWLVGAYGFYQEFDRNVAVSNLPANMLILRDFTETKQGLAVFHQSTVNDFLLKNLSLVLGVRFDLETNQLAFSNNVLVNENPFISSDTLFPSMQFTVVSPKVALNYYMTENSNVYALVSKGYKTGGFNAIYEDEEDLMFDPEQSWNYEVGFKTSLMQNKLQMEAALFYIDWSNQQIYQTVPSGQGSMLKNAGHSVSKGAELSARARLPYNFETMLSYGFTHATFISHVVNDNLNYNGNFIPYIPKHTFAIQLNKMIEFPENPVADRMKISALYRGVGEHYWNESNGYAQSAYGIADLKLRVERNKLGLDIWVRNLLNTDYSAFYFEAIGNRYYQPEKPFNFGINLTLSL encoded by the coding sequence ATGAACAAGATAAAGCTTATTCCTATTATAGCATTGTTTACTTTAGTGGCAGTTAATATGCAGGCACAATTGGTTTATCTGCAAAGTGATACCATCAAAATGCCACAGGTATTGCTTGACGAGATCACCATCCGCGCACCCAAGGAAAAAACCACCGTCCGCGAATTGCCGGGCTCTGTTTCAATAGTTACTTCCCGCACAATCAACGAAGCCGGAATCAAAACTGTAAAAGACATAACATCACTCACCCCTAATTTCTTTATGCCCGATTACGGATCCAAACTCACATCGCCGGTTTACATCCGCGGAATTGGTTCGCGCATTAATGAGCCTTCCATCGGGCTTTATGTGGACAATGTACCTTACTTCGATAAGGCGGCATTTGATTTTGATTTCTTTGATATTGAGCGCATCGAAGTGCTGCGCGGGCCGCAGGGAACGCTGTATGGCCGCAATACAATGGGTGGAATCATCAACATCATCACCCGTTCGCCATTGGATTTTACAGGCACAAGGTTCATGGTATCGGCAGGTTCATACGGGCAATACGCTGCCGGGATAAGTCATTTTGCCAATCCGGTAGCCAATTTTGGGTATTCACTTTCGCTGAATTACCGTCATAACGATGGGTTCTTTACCAACCAGTTTAACGACAGCAAAGTGGATCACATGGATCTATATGGTTTCAGGAACCGCCTCGTTTGGAAAGTAAATGACAGGTTGACGCTGGAAAATGTGTTGGGCATGGAGTTCAGCAATCAGGGCGGATATCCATATGCATTGGTAACCGATACTGCCAATGTTACAGGCGAGATTAACTACAACCACGAATCAGGTTACGACCGCGACCTTTTATCAAACGGTTTCATCGCAAGCTATAAGGCCGGCGCTTTTGATGTTGTTGCAACTACCTCCTATCAATACCTGAACGATTTCCAGGATGTTGATCAGGATTTCACGGCTAACCCCTTGTTTATCGCCACACAAGCGCAGTTACAGAACATGGTTTCGCAGGAGGTAATTTTGAAGTCGAATAAGAAACAAAGGTATGAATGGCTTGTAGGCGCTTACGGTTTTTACCAGGAATTCGACAGGAATGTGGCCGTAAGCAATCTGCCAGCCAATATGTTGATTCTGCGTGATTTTACCGAAACCAAACAAGGCCTGGCAGTTTTTCATCAGTCTACTGTGAATGATTTTCTGCTCAAAAACTTGTCTCTGGTTCTTGGTGTGAGGTTCGATCTTGAAACCAACCAACTGGCGTTCAGTAATAATGTGCTTGTAAATGAAAACCCTTTCATAAGCAGCGATACTCTGTTCCCTTCCATGCAGTTTACTGTGGTTTCGCCAAAAGTGGCCCTGAACTACTACATGACGGAAAATTCAAACGTGTATGCCCTGGTTTCAAAAGGATATAAAACCGGAGGGTTCAATGCCATTTATGAAGACGAGGAAGATCTGATGTTCGACCCCGAACAAAGCTGGAACTATGAAGTTGGGTTCAAAACGTCATTGATGCAGAATAAATTACAAATGGAAGCTGCCTTATTTTATATTGACTGGAGCAACCAGCAGATTTACCAGACTGTTCCCAGCGGACAAGGTTCCATGTTGAAAAATGCAGGCCATTCGGTGAGTAAGGGCGCGGAGTTAAGCGCCAGGGCAAGGTTGCCGTATAATTTTGAAACAATGCTGTCCTACGGGTTCACACATGCAACATTTATTTCTCATGTGGTAAATGATAACTTGAATTACAACGGGAATTTCATACCATACATCCCGAAACATACTTTTGCAATCCAGTTGAACAAGATGATTGAATTTCCTGAAAATCCAGTTGCTGATCGCATGAAGATCTCAGCCTTGTATCGCGGAGTTGGCGAGCACTACTGGAATGAGAGTAACGGTTATGCTCAAAGCGCTTACGGAATAGCCGACCTCAAGCTGAGAGTGGAACGGAATAAACTGGGATTGGATATTTGGGTCAGGAACCTGTTAAATACTGATTATTCAGCTTTTTATTTTGAGGCAATAGGAAATCGCTACTACCAGCCGGAAAAACCTTTTAACTTTGGAATCAACCTGACACTAAGCCTCTAA
- a CDS encoding MFS transporter yields MPNTDWKKYPVLFNLYIAQAVPMSFFTTVVPVIMRQENYSLEAIGMLQLVKLPWVLKFLWAPIVDNNTSSLGHFKRWIYVSEFFYAGIILAIGFFSLQVNFSLIVVLMLLAVIASATQDIATDAFAIHILKKKERGYGNSMQSAGGFAGHLIGSGVLLVVYYYLGWFFLLFFLAVFVLLALIPLAFYRKACDKPVVHGVRVNLADITGFFRVPGMYKWIIILFFYYSGLMGIMAMLKPYLVDLNYNAKDIGLMAGIFGTGIALVASIFAGFIVKKIGYAKSLRYFLGLSLLAGIYFYVMSISGEPTTVAVYAGIFLLWLAYGASMVAVYTAAMDMVRPGREGTDFTLQIVITHLSGLVLGVMSGKFADSFGYDGLFLTQALLSIVAFGLLMLLKPDLLRKHVENEVSENVEPKAKC; encoded by the coding sequence ATGCCCAACACCGACTGGAAGAAGTACCCCGTTTTATTCAATCTTTACATTGCACAGGCAGTACCGATGAGTTTTTTCACTACGGTAGTACCTGTAATTATGCGGCAGGAAAACTACTCCCTGGAAGCTATCGGCATGCTTCAACTTGTTAAACTGCCGTGGGTGTTGAAATTTCTTTGGGCTCCGATAGTGGATAACAACACCAGCAGCCTCGGACACTTCAAGCGCTGGATTTATGTTTCGGAATTCTTTTATGCCGGAATTATTTTGGCAATTGGCTTTTTCAGCCTGCAAGTGAATTTCAGCCTTATTGTGGTGCTTATGTTGCTGGCCGTAATCGCCTCTGCAACTCAGGATATTGCCACCGATGCTTTTGCCATCCACATTCTGAAAAAGAAGGAGAGGGGCTACGGAAACAGTATGCAGTCGGCCGGAGGTTTTGCTGGCCATTTGATCGGTAGCGGTGTGTTGCTGGTTGTGTATTATTACCTGGGATGGTTTTTCCTGCTATTCTTTCTTGCCGTTTTTGTTTTGCTTGCGCTGATACCGCTTGCCTTTTACCGCAAGGCCTGTGATAAACCCGTTGTGCATGGTGTACGTGTGAACCTTGCTGACATCACCGGATTTTTTCGGGTTCCGGGAATGTACAAATGGATCATCATACTATTTTTCTATTATTCCGGCTTAATGGGCATCATGGCAATGCTGAAACCCTACCTGGTTGACCTGAATTACAATGCAAAAGACATTGGCTTGATGGCTGGAATTTTTGGAACCGGCATTGCGTTGGTCGCCTCCATTTTTGCAGGATTTATTGTGAAAAAGATCGGTTACGCGAAATCGCTTCGATACTTTCTTGGATTAAGCTTGCTGGCAGGGATTTACTTTTATGTGATGAGTATTTCGGGTGAACCTACTACAGTAGCAGTGTATGCCGGAATCTTTCTGCTTTGGCTGGCTTATGGTGCTTCTATGGTTGCCGTTTACACTGCAGCAATGGACATGGTGCGACCCGGTCGCGAAGGCACCGATTTTACCTTGCAAATTGTGATTACTCACCTCAGCGGTTTGGTGTTGGGCGTGATGAGCGGAAAATTCGCCGATAGCTTTGGATATGATGGTTTATTTTTGACCCAGGCATTGTTGAGTATTGTGGCTTTTGGATTGTTGATGTTGCTAAAGCCAGATTTGTTGAGAAAGCATGTTGAGAATGAAGTTTCAGAAAATGTTGAACCAAAAGCAAAATGTTAA
- the hemG gene encoding protoporphyrinogen oxidase — protein sequence MIEERSKKVVIIGGGLTGLTLAYLLQRKGVDFILLEKDEKAGGVIRTHHHDGFTYEIGPNTGIIAHPEVAELFEMLSPDCELELADPKAENRWILKNGKWHALPSGFLAAVKTPLFSWKDKFGILSEPFRKKGDDPMESIAGLVKRRLGQSYLDYAVDPFISGIYAGDPDSLITKYALPKLYALEQNYGSFIKGAVKKAREPRSQRDRKATRKVFSAKGGLGKLIAALVKNIPEERLVFSAKDIKIAKNGNEFTVGFKSSNDDLVKVQAEKVVTTTGAYTLTDLFDFIDPNQLLPVTKLNYAKVVQVIMAFRKWNGPVLNAFGGLVPTKENRKILGVLFPSSIFQNRVPEDGALLSVFLGGVKKPEIYDMDDTTLLEFVNSEMTDLLHTNLSEPAFTEIHRYKHAIPQYDIASPQRLQRIHELEEQHPGLILAGNIRDGIGIADRIKQATEISKII from the coding sequence ATGATTGAGGAACGAAGTAAAAAAGTTGTAATCATCGGCGGAGGGCTTACGGGCCTCACCCTCGCATATTTATTGCAGCGCAAGGGTGTTGATTTTATCCTACTTGAAAAAGATGAAAAGGCGGGAGGTGTAATCAGAACCCATCATCATGACGGTTTTACTTATGAAATTGGTCCCAACACCGGAATCATCGCCCACCCGGAAGTAGCCGAGCTTTTCGAAATGCTCTCTCCCGATTGCGAGCTGGAACTTGCCGATCCAAAAGCTGAAAATCGCTGGATACTAAAAAATGGGAAATGGCATGCACTGCCATCGGGATTTCTTGCTGCTGTTAAAACGCCTCTGTTTAGCTGGAAAGATAAATTCGGAATTCTATCAGAGCCATTCCGTAAAAAAGGCGATGACCCGATGGAATCAATAGCCGGACTGGTGAAACGCCGCCTTGGCCAATCCTATCTCGATTATGCGGTGGACCCTTTTATTTCCGGAATTTATGCCGGCGATCCTGATTCACTCATTACAAAATATGCGCTGCCCAAACTCTATGCATTGGAACAGAATTATGGCAGTTTTATCAAAGGCGCTGTCAAGAAAGCCCGGGAGCCACGAAGCCAGCGTGATCGCAAAGCCACGCGCAAGGTGTTTTCAGCTAAAGGTGGATTAGGTAAGCTGATTGCCGCACTCGTAAAAAATATTCCAGAAGAGCGCCTGGTGTTTTCAGCAAAAGACATAAAAATTGCAAAAAACGGTAATGAGTTTACTGTTGGTTTCAAATCCAGCAATGATGATCTGGTGAAGGTTCAGGCTGAAAAAGTTGTAACAACAACCGGCGCTTATACGCTGACGGATTTATTTGATTTTATTGACCCAAATCAGCTGTTGCCGGTTACAAAGTTGAATTATGCAAAGGTGGTTCAGGTGATCATGGCTTTCAGGAAATGGAATGGGCCTGTATTGAATGCTTTCGGTGGCTTGGTTCCAACGAAAGAAAACCGTAAAATCCTGGGTGTGCTTTTCCCTTCGTCCATTTTTCAGAACCGGGTTCCTGAAGACGGTGCGCTGCTGTCGGTTTTTCTTGGTGGCGTTAAGAAACCGGAAATCTACGATATGGATGACACAACATTACTTGAGTTTGTGAATTCAGAGATGACGGATCTTTTACACACCAATCTGTCTGAACCTGCTTTTACCGAAATTCACCGCTACAAACATGCGATACCGCAGTACGATATAGCTTCCCCGCAAAGGCTGCAGCGCATTCACGAACTTGAAGAACAGCATCCGGGTTTGATCCTTGCCGGCAATATCCGCGACGGCATCGGCATTGCCGATCGTATTAAACAAGCCACTGAAATATCAAAGATTATATGA
- the hemH gene encoding ferrochelatase, with protein MRTAIILANVGTPEAPKVRKVYTYLTQFLNDPRVIDIPWLFRKLLVNLIIIPFRVRNSTKLYKMLWTEKGSPLLYLSERLAGKLEARLGRDHKVFVAMRYGKPALKDVVQQIKEGKFDEVVIVPMFPQYASSTTGTATDEILKQISKWNVIPSIRFMGQFYDHPAYLDAFLKQVSKYNLSDYDHFLFSYHGLPDRHVNKVHPTISVHNCNCEVTMPEHGAYCYKATCHETTRLLADQLKIAKSKYTVAFQSRLDKNWLTPFSDKVIVDLAKSGKKKILVFAPSFVTDCLETIIEIGVEYEELFKENGGETMQLAEVLNDSDIWAEGLREMILGPSGKLI; from the coding sequence ATGAGAACCGCCATCATCCTTGCCAATGTAGGAACCCCGGAAGCGCCAAAGGTTCGTAAAGTTTACACTTACCTCACGCAGTTTCTGAACGATCCGAGGGTGATTGACATTCCCTGGTTATTTAGAAAATTGCTGGTGAACCTGATTATCATCCCTTTCAGGGTTCGCAACTCAACAAAGCTGTATAAAATGCTTTGGACAGAAAAAGGTTCACCGCTGCTTTACCTGTCTGAGAGACTTGCCGGGAAATTGGAAGCAAGACTTGGCAGGGATCACAAGGTTTTTGTAGCAATGCGTTATGGAAAACCTGCTCTGAAGGATGTGGTTCAGCAAATAAAAGAAGGAAAGTTTGACGAGGTGGTGATTGTGCCCATGTTCCCGCAATACGCTTCTTCCACCACCGGCACGGCCACCGATGAAATCCTGAAACAAATAAGCAAGTGGAATGTGATTCCATCAATTCGTTTTATGGGACAGTTTTATGATCATCCCGCCTACCTTGATGCTTTCTTGAAACAAGTGAGCAAATACAATTTAAGCGATTACGACCATTTTCTTTTCTCATACCACGGCCTCCCCGACAGGCATGTGAACAAGGTTCACCCAACTATAAGCGTTCACAACTGCAATTGTGAAGTAACAATGCCGGAACACGGTGCATATTGCTATAAAGCCACTTGCCATGAAACCACGAGGCTGCTGGCTGACCAATTAAAAATTGCGAAAAGTAAATATACCGTTGCATTCCAATCGAGGTTGGATAAAAACTGGCTCACACCTTTTTCCGACAAGGTTATCGTTGACCTTGCAAAATCCGGCAAAAAGAAAATTCTGGTCTTTGCCCCATCCTTTGTAACCGATTGCCTTGAAACCATTATCGAAATTGGCGTGGAGTATGAAGAATTATTCAAAGAAAACGGTGGAGAAACCATGCAACTCGCTGAAGTGCTGAATGATTCGGATATTTGGGCGGAGGGGTTGAGGGAGATGATATTGGGTCCAAGCGGAAAATTGATTTGA